The following proteins are co-located in the Citrobacter freundii ATCC 8090 = MTCC 1658 = NBRC 12681 genome:
- the purE gene encoding 5-(carboxyamino)imidazole ribonucleotide mutase: protein MSSRNNPARVAIVMGSKSDWATMQFAAEIFEILDVPHHVEVVSAHRTPDKLFSFAESAEENGYQVIIAGAGGAAHLPGMIAAKTLVPVLGVPVQSAALSGVDSLYSIVQMPRGIPVGTLAIGKAGAANAALLAAQILATHDKALHQRLDDWRKAQTDEVLENPDPRGAA, encoded by the coding sequence ATGTCTTCCCGCAATAATCCGGCGCGTGTCGCCATCGTGATGGGGTCCAAAAGCGACTGGGCTACCATGCAGTTCGCCGCCGAAATCTTCGAAATCCTGGACGTTCCGCATCATGTTGAAGTCGTCTCCGCCCACCGCACCCCAGACAAATTGTTCAGCTTCGCCGAAAGCGCTGAAGAGAACGGTTATCAGGTGATTATTGCCGGAGCCGGTGGCGCAGCGCATTTGCCTGGCATGATTGCGGCGAAAACGCTGGTGCCAGTTCTCGGCGTTCCGGTGCAAAGCGCAGCGTTGAGCGGCGTAGATAGCCTCTACTCCATTGTTCAAATGCCTCGCGGTATTCCCGTTGGAACACTGGCGATCGGCAAAGCGGGTGCGGCCAATGCGGCCCTACTGGCAGCGCAAATTCTGGCTACACACGACAAAGCATTACACCAGCGTCTGGACGACTGGCGCAAAGCACAAACCGATGAAGTGCTGGAAAACCCGGACCCGCGAGGTGCG
- the lpxH gene encoding UDP-2,3-diacylglucosamine diphosphatase produces MATLFIADLHLCTEEPAITAGFLRFLAGDARKADALYILGDLFEAWIGDDDPNPLHHEMAAAIKTLADSGVPCFFIHGNRDFLLGKRFARASGMTLLPEEKVLDLYGRKVLIMHGDTLCTDDAGYQAFRAKVHQPWLQKLFLALPLFVRQRIAAKMRANSKAANSSKSLEIMDVNPQAVINEMEKHQVQWLIHGHTHRPAVHELTANEQPAFRVVLGAWHTEGSMVKVTPSDVELIAFPF; encoded by the coding sequence GTGGCGACACTGTTTATTGCAGATCTTCATCTCTGCACAGAAGAACCGGCGATCACCGCCGGTTTTCTGCGTTTTTTAGCCGGCGATGCGCGCAAGGCCGATGCGCTATACATTCTCGGCGACCTGTTTGAAGCCTGGATTGGCGATGACGACCCGAATCCGCTGCATCATGAAATGGCCGCAGCGATAAAAACGCTGGCAGATTCCGGCGTCCCCTGCTTTTTTATTCACGGCAACCGTGATTTTCTGCTCGGCAAACGTTTTGCCCGTGCGAGCGGCATGACCTTGCTTCCCGAAGAAAAAGTGCTCGATCTGTATGGCCGCAAGGTGCTGATCATGCATGGCGACACTTTATGCACCGACGACGCAGGCTATCAGGCGTTTCGCGCCAAAGTACATCAACCCTGGCTACAGAAGCTGTTTCTCGCCCTGCCCCTGTTTGTTCGCCAGCGCATTGCCGCAAAAATGCGCGCCAACAGTAAAGCCGCCAACAGCAGTAAATCGCTGGAAATCATGGATGTGAATCCGCAGGCCGTGATTAACGAGATGGAAAAACATCAGGTCCAGTGGTTAATTCACGGACATACACACCGTCCGGCTGTCCACGAACTCACGGCCAATGAGCAACCCGCTTTCCGCGTGGTATTAGGCGCATGGCATACCGAAGGCTCAATGGTGAAAGTCACGCCCAGCGACGTTGAGCTAATCGCGTTTCCGTTTTAA
- the ppiB gene encoding peptidylprolyl isomerase B — protein sequence MVTFHTNHGDIVIKTFDDKAPETVKNFLDYCREGFYNNTIFHRVINGFMIQGGGFEPGMKQKATKEAIKNEANNGLKNTRGTLAMARTQAPHSATAQFFINVADNDFLNFSGESMQGWGYCVFAEVVEGMDVVDKIKGVSTGRSGMHQDVPKEDVIIENVTVSE from the coding sequence ATGGTTACTTTCCACACTAATCACGGCGATATCGTAATCAAAACGTTTGATGATAAAGCGCCTGAAACAGTTAAAAACTTCCTGGACTACTGCCGCGAAGGTTTTTACAACAACACCATTTTCCACCGTGTTATTAACGGTTTCATGATCCAGGGCGGCGGTTTCGAGCCAGGCATGAAGCAAAAAGCCACGAAAGAAGCGATCAAAAACGAAGCGAACAACGGTCTGAAAAACACCCGTGGTACGCTGGCAATGGCGCGTACTCAGGCTCCGCACTCCGCAACCGCACAGTTCTTCATCAACGTTGCTGACAACGACTTCCTGAACTTCTCCGGTGAAAGCATGCAGGGTTGGGGTTACTGCGTGTTCGCTGAAGTTGTTGAAGGCATGGACGTGGTTGATAAAATCAAAGGCGTTTCCACCGGTCGCAGCGGTATGCACCAGGATGTGCCAAAAGAAGACGTTATCATCGAAAACGTGACCGTCAGCGAGTAA
- the cysS gene encoding cysteine--tRNA ligase encodes MLKIFNTLTRQKEEFKPIHAGEVGMYVCGITVYDLCHIGHGRTFVSFDVVARYLRFLGYKLKYVRNITDIDDKIIKRANENGESFVALVDRMIAEMHSDFDALNILRPDLEPRATHHIAEIIEITEQLMAKGHAYVADNGDVMFDVPTDPNYGQLSRQDLDQLQAGARVDVVDVKRNPMDFVLWKMSKEGEPSWPSPWGAGRPGWHIECSAMNCKQLGNHFDIHGGGSDLMFPHHENEIAQSTCAHDGEYVNYWMHSGMVMVDREKMSKSLGNFFTVRDVLKYYDAETIRYFLMSGHYRSQLNYSEENLKQARSALERLYTALRGTDKSVAPAGGEAFEARFIEAMDDDFNTPEAYSVLFDMAREVNRLKGEDMAAANGMAAHLRKLSSVLGLLEQDPEAFLQSGAQADDGEVAEIEALIQQRLDARKAKDWAAADAARDRLNEMGIVLEDGPQGTTWRRK; translated from the coding sequence ATGTTAAAAATCTTTAATACACTGACGCGCCAAAAAGAGGAATTCAAACCTATTCATGCCGGGGAAGTCGGCATGTACGTGTGTGGTATTACCGTTTACGATCTCTGTCATATTGGCCACGGACGTACCTTTGTTTCTTTCGACGTCGTCGCGCGCTACCTGCGTTTCCTCGGCTATAAGCTGAAGTATGTACGCAACATTACCGATATTGATGACAAAATCATCAAGCGCGCGAATGAAAACGGTGAAAGCTTTGTCGCATTGGTCGACAGAATGATCGCGGAAATGCATAGCGATTTCGATGCGCTGAATATTCTGCGCCCGGATCTGGAGCCGCGCGCTACGCACCATATCGCTGAAATTATCGAAATCACTGAGCAGCTGATGGCCAAAGGTCACGCTTACGTTGCTGATAACGGCGACGTGATGTTCGACGTGCCGACTGACCCGAACTACGGTCAGCTGTCACGCCAGGATCTGGATCAGCTGCAGGCGGGTGCTCGCGTTGACGTGGTTGATGTGAAGCGTAACCCGATGGACTTCGTGCTGTGGAAAATGTCCAAAGAAGGCGAGCCGAGCTGGCCGTCTCCATGGGGCGCTGGTCGTCCGGGCTGGCACATCGAATGTTCGGCGATGAACTGCAAACAACTGGGTAACCATTTCGATATTCACGGCGGCGGTTCGGACCTGATGTTCCCGCACCATGAAAACGAAATCGCGCAGTCCACCTGTGCGCATGACGGTGAGTACGTTAATTACTGGATGCACTCCGGGATGGTGATGGTTGACCGCGAGAAAATGTCTAAATCGCTGGGCAACTTCTTTACCGTGCGCGATGTGCTGAAATACTACGACGCCGAAACCATTCGCTACTTCCTGATGTCGGGTCACTATCGTAGCCAGCTCAACTACAGCGAAGAGAACCTGAAACAGGCGCGTTCTGCGCTGGAGCGTCTGTACACTGCACTGCGCGGTACCGACAAATCCGTTGCCCCTGCGGGTGGCGAGGCCTTTGAAGCACGTTTCATTGAAGCGATGGACGATGACTTCAACACGCCGGAAGCTTACTCCGTGCTGTTTGATATGGCGCGTGAAGTTAACCGCCTGAAGGGTGAAGATATGGCGGCGGCTAACGGTATGGCTGCGCATCTGCGCAAGCTCTCCAGCGTGCTGGGACTGCTGGAACAGGATCCGGAAGCGTTCCTGCAAAGCGGGGCGCAGGCGGATGACGGTGAAGTTGCTGAAATTGAAGCGTTAATCCAACAGCGTCTGGATGCGCGTAAAGCGAAAGACTGGGCGGCGGCTGATGCCGCGCGTGACCGTCTCAATGAGATGGGCATCGTGCTGGAAGACGGCCCGCAGGGCACCACCTGGCGTCGTAAGTAA
- a CDS encoding metal-dependent hydrolase, whose protein sequence is MPTIVTHAAVPLCLGLGLGLKVIPPRLLFAGVVLAMLPDADVLSFKFGVAYGNVFGHRGFTHSLLFAFVVPLLCVLIGRRWFKAGLIRCWLFLTVSLLSHSLLDSVTTGGKGVGWLWPWSDERFFAPWQVIKVAPFALSRYATPYGHQVITSELMWVWLPAVMMMGVLWWYKRH, encoded by the coding sequence ATGCCCACTATTGTTACCCACGCAGCCGTTCCGCTCTGTTTAGGGTTAGGTCTCGGACTTAAAGTCATCCCCCCACGATTACTGTTTGCTGGCGTCGTTCTGGCTATGCTGCCAGATGCCGATGTGTTGTCATTTAAGTTCGGTGTCGCCTATGGCAATGTGTTTGGCCACCGGGGATTTACCCACTCACTGCTGTTCGCCTTCGTGGTACCGCTGCTCTGCGTATTGATTGGCCGACGATGGTTTAAGGCGGGATTGATTCGCTGCTGGCTATTCCTGACGGTTTCACTGCTGTCACACAGTCTGCTGGATTCCGTTACGACAGGCGGCAAAGGCGTCGGCTGGCTGTGGCCGTGGTCGGATGAACGCTTCTTTGCACCGTGGCAGGTGATTAAAGTCGCCCCGTTTGCGCTATCACGCTACGCCACACCGTATGGGCATCAGGTAATAACTTCGGAGTTGATGTGGGTATGGCTGCCGGCCGTTATGATGATGGGTGTGCTGTGGTGGTACAAACGTCATTAA
- the ybcJ gene encoding ribosome-associated protein YbcJ, with translation MATFSLGKHPHVELCDLLKLEGWSESGAQAKIAIGEGLVKVDGVVETRKRCKIVAGQTVSFEGHSISVVA, from the coding sequence ATGGCCACATTTTCACTGGGTAAACACCCACATGTTGAACTCTGCGATCTGCTGAAGCTGGAAGGCTGGAGCGAAAGCGGCGCCCAGGCAAAAATTGCTATTGGCGAAGGGTTAGTGAAGGTCGATGGTGTTGTTGAAACGCGTAAACGCTGCAAAATCGTTGCCGGACAGACCGTGAGCTTTGAAGGTCACAGCATTAGCGTCGTGGCATGA
- the folD gene encoding bifunctional methylenetetrahydrofolate dehydrogenase/methenyltetrahydrofolate cyclohydrolase FolD has product MAAKIIDGKTIAQQVRSEVAQKVQARLAAGLRAPGLAVVLVGSNPASQIYVASKRKACDEVGFVSRSYDLPETTSEAELLELIDTLNADTTIDGILVQLPLPAGIDNVKVLERIAPDKDVDGFHPYNVGRLCQRAPRLRPCTPRGIVTLLERYNIDTYGLNAVVIGASNIVGRPMSMELLLAGCTTTVTHRFTKDLRRHVEHADLLIVAVGKPGFIPGEWIKEGAIVIDVGINRLENGKVVGDVVFEDAAARASYITPVPGGVGPMTVATLIENTLQACVEYHDVKDV; this is encoded by the coding sequence ATGGCAGCAAAGATTATTGACGGTAAAACGATTGCGCAGCAGGTGCGCTCTGAGGTTGCTCAAAAAGTTCAGGCGCGTTTAGCGGCTGGATTACGCGCCCCAGGCCTGGCTGTTGTGCTGGTAGGCAGCAATCCGGCTTCGCAAATTTACGTCGCGAGTAAACGCAAAGCCTGCGACGAAGTGGGGTTCGTCTCCCGCTCCTATGACCTGCCCGAAACCACGAGCGAGGCGGAGCTTCTTGAGCTGATCGATACGCTCAATGCAGATACCACCATTGACGGTATTCTGGTACAGCTGCCGTTACCTGCCGGTATCGACAACGTTAAAGTGCTGGAGCGTATTGCACCGGATAAAGACGTTGACGGTTTTCATCCGTATAACGTCGGTCGCCTGTGTCAGCGTGCGCCGCGCCTGCGTCCTTGTACCCCGCGCGGTATCGTGACCCTGCTTGAGCGTTACAACATCGACACCTACGGCCTGAATGCGGTCGTCATTGGCGCTTCAAACATCGTCGGTCGCCCAATGAGCATGGAACTGCTGCTGGCTGGCTGCACCACCACCGTCACCCATCGCTTCACCAAAGATCTGCGTCGCCACGTTGAGCATGCTGACCTGCTAATTGTTGCCGTCGGTAAACCGGGCTTTATTCCTGGCGAGTGGATCAAAGAAGGTGCGATTGTGATTGATGTCGGCATCAACCGTCTGGAGAATGGTAAGGTTGTTGGCGATGTGGTCTTTGAAGATGCTGCCGCACGCGCGTCATATATCACGCCGGTCCCCGGCGGCGTAGGCCCAATGACGGTCGCCACACTTATCGAAAACACGCTGCAGGCGTGTGTTGAATATCATGATGTAAAGGACGTTTAA
- the fimA gene encoding type 1 fimbrial major subunit FimA, whose amino-acid sequence MKRKLMTSSVIASLMLVAGAAVAADPVSVSGGTVHFEGELVNAACAVSTQSSDQVVTLGQYRTASFAAVGDTTAQIPFSIVLNDCDPKVAATAAVAFSGQSDITNNNLLAVTSADNGTTASGVGIEILDNTSTALKPDGATFSTAQALVEGTNTLRFSARYKATATSATPGQANADATFIMKYE is encoded by the coding sequence ATGAAACGTAAATTAATGACCTCTTCTGTTATTGCCAGCCTGATGTTAGTCGCAGGTGCTGCGGTTGCAGCCGATCCGGTAAGCGTGAGCGGCGGTACTGTGCATTTTGAAGGTGAACTGGTCAATGCAGCCTGTGCAGTCAGTACTCAGTCATCCGATCAGGTTGTTACCTTAGGCCAGTATCGTACTGCCAGTTTTGCCGCAGTAGGTGATACAACGGCACAAATTCCGTTCTCCATCGTGCTGAACGACTGTGACCCGAAAGTTGCCGCAACCGCAGCTGTGGCTTTCTCTGGTCAATCCGATATTACCAACAACAACCTGCTGGCTGTCACTTCTGCAGATAACGGTACCACTGCCAGCGGTGTCGGGATTGAAATTCTGGACAATACGTCCACCGCGCTGAAGCCAGATGGTGCCACCTTCTCTACCGCTCAGGCTCTGGTAGAAGGGACCAACACCCTGCGTTTCTCTGCGCGTTACAAAGCCACTGCCACCAGCGCTACGCCGGGTCAGGCAAATGCCGACGCGACGTTCATCATGAAGTACGAATAA
- the fimI gene encoding type 1 fimbrial protein subunit FimI: MIGKGVALAGMLCVLPVFAHTVILESGRLHLRGQLVNGACTVATDSQNLRVQMGQYRTNAFSGTGSFASTSVPFSLRLTSCSSDVYDHVGIAFAGVTPAEDPQVFLASGDASAASGIGLELFDQRQRQIIPNALPLHYAPIITQEMTFHFTARYRAVSENITPGTLRSDVWFTLVYP, from the coding sequence ATGATAGGGAAAGGCGTGGCGCTGGCGGGAATGCTGTGCGTACTGCCTGTGTTTGCACATACGGTAATACTGGAAAGTGGGCGCCTTCACTTACGGGGGCAGCTCGTCAATGGTGCCTGCACGGTCGCTACTGACAGCCAAAATTTGCGGGTGCAAATGGGGCAGTATCGCACCAATGCTTTCTCTGGGACGGGGAGCTTTGCCTCTACCAGCGTGCCGTTTTCACTGCGCTTAACGTCATGCAGCTCCGATGTTTATGACCACGTTGGGATTGCGTTTGCAGGCGTGACGCCAGCGGAAGATCCGCAGGTTTTCCTTGCCAGTGGAGATGCGTCTGCGGCTTCGGGGATCGGCCTGGAGTTATTTGACCAGCGCCAACGGCAAATTATTCCGAACGCGCTGCCGCTTCATTATGCGCCGATTATAACGCAAGAGATGACGTTTCATTTCACTGCTCGTTATCGGGCTGTCTCGGAAAATATAACGCCGGGAACGCTTCGTTCAGACGTGTGGTTTACGTTGGTTTATCCCTGA
- the fimC gene encoding type 1 fimbria chaperone FimC: protein MFNYLKSGFILLLFLFPVASVQAAGGIALGATRVIYPADAKQTSLSISNSDTKERYLVNSWIENSAGVKEKSFVVTPPLFVSEPKSENTLRIIYAGVPLPKDRESLFWMNVKAIPSVNKNSLEGKNVLQLAILSRIKLFVRPNNLPQIPEDAPGMLTFSRSGNHLKINNPSAYYVTLVNLNVGKTKVDNVMVAPKSDAQVLLPTGVQGNVTFQTVNDYGAVTPAQTVSVR from the coding sequence ATGTTTAATTATCTAAAATCAGGTTTTATCCTTTTACTGTTCTTATTTCCTGTTGCCAGTGTTCAGGCTGCCGGAGGCATTGCATTAGGCGCTACCCGTGTTATTTATCCAGCCGATGCCAAACAAACGTCACTGTCTATTAGCAATAGTGATACCAAAGAACGTTACCTGGTCAATTCATGGATTGAGAATAGCGCAGGTGTTAAAGAAAAATCGTTTGTGGTTACACCTCCGTTGTTTGTCAGCGAGCCCAAAAGCGAAAACACGTTGCGTATTATCTATGCAGGTGTTCCGTTGCCCAAAGATCGTGAGTCGCTGTTCTGGATGAACGTAAAAGCCATTCCGTCAGTCAATAAAAACAGCCTTGAGGGCAAAAACGTTCTGCAACTGGCGATTCTGTCCCGCATCAAGCTTTTCGTCCGTCCGAATAATTTGCCGCAAATCCCGGAAGATGCCCCGGGGATGCTGACGTTTTCCCGTTCAGGCAACCACCTGAAAATTAACAATCCGTCAGCGTATTACGTCACGTTGGTCAATCTCAACGTGGGGAAAACGAAGGTCGATAACGTGATGGTTGCACCGAAAAGTGATGCGCAGGTTCTGTTGCCAACAGGCGTGCAGGGCAACGTTACGTTCCAGACGGTCAATGATTATGGCGCTGTGACCCCGGCCCAAACGGTTAGCGTGCGTTGA
- a CDS encoding fimbrial biogenesis usher protein, producing the protein MNKTTYFPGLLPGVTPPLAGVALSTLAALFPSLSHGESYFNPAFLSADTATVADLSRFEKGNHQPEGVYRVDIWRNDEFVATQDIRFTTSAGKSGEKSGGLMPCFGLDWVKRLGVNIAAFPALSKDANDTCINLPEAIPGSEIAFDFSTLRLNVSLPQASMLNSARGYIPPEEWDEGIPAALVNYSFTGSRGSDTDSYFLSMLSGLNYGPWRLRNNGAWSYSKGDGYHSQSWKNIGTWLQRAIIPLKGELVMGDSNTGNDVFDSVGFRGARLYSSDSMYPDSLQGYAPTVRGIARTAAKLTIRQNGYVIYQSYVSPGAFSITDLNPTSSSGDLEVTVDEKDGSQQRYTVPYSTVPLLQREGRFKYDVVAGDFRSGNSQQSSPFFFQGTLIAGLPEGYTAYGGTQLASRYTAVVLGTGRNLGDWGAVSVDLTHARSQLADDSTHQGQSLRFLYAKSLNNFGTNFQLLGYRYSTRGFYTLDDVAYRSMEGYEYEYDSEGNRHDVPDVKSYHNLSYSKKGRFQINISQNLGDYGSLYVSGSQQTYWNTSDTNTWYQLGYASGWQGISYSLSWSWNESVGISDTDRIVAFNMSIPFSLLSGRRYSRDSAFDRTYATFNANRNSNGQNSWQSGIGGTLLDGRNLSYSVNQGHSSTNGYSGNASANWQAAYGTLGVGYNYDRDQHDYNWQLSGGVVGHADGITLSQPLGDTNVLIKAPGAQGVRIENQTGVQTDWRGYAVMPYATVYRYNRVALDTNSMNNNTDVENNVSSVVPTQGALVRAAFDTRIGVRALITAKHAGKPVPFGSIVRENTSGVTSMVGEDGQIYLSGLPLKGELLIQWGEGANARCVARYALPEESLKQAVTLTNVTCESPTARQE; encoded by the coding sequence ATGAATAAGACAACGTATTTTCCTGGCCTGTTACCGGGGGTTACGCCACCGCTGGCGGGGGTGGCGTTGTCCACGCTGGCGGCGCTCTTTCCCTCTTTAAGCCATGGTGAAAGCTATTTTAATCCGGCCTTTTTATCTGCGGATACGGCAACCGTGGCGGATTTATCACGTTTTGAAAAAGGTAATCACCAGCCTGAAGGTGTTTATCGCGTGGATATCTGGCGCAACGATGAGTTTGTGGCTACTCAGGATATTCGTTTTACGACCAGCGCGGGAAAATCCGGGGAGAAGTCCGGTGGGCTGATGCCGTGCTTTGGGCTCGACTGGGTGAAGCGCCTTGGCGTCAATATCGCCGCGTTTCCGGCACTCAGTAAGGATGCGAACGATACCTGCATCAATCTACCAGAGGCGATTCCAGGCAGCGAGATTGCGTTTGATTTTTCTACCCTGCGACTAAACGTCAGCCTGCCGCAGGCGTCGATGTTAAACAGCGCGCGTGGCTATATTCCACCGGAAGAGTGGGATGAAGGCATCCCGGCTGCGCTGGTTAACTACAGTTTCACCGGCAGCCGCGGGAGTGATACGGACAGCTATTTCTTAAGTATGCTCAGTGGCCTGAACTATGGCCCCTGGCGCTTGAGAAATAACGGCGCATGGAGCTATTCCAAAGGTGACGGATATCACTCACAAAGCTGGAAAAACATCGGCACATGGCTTCAGCGCGCGATTATCCCGCTGAAGGGCGAGCTGGTGATGGGTGACAGCAACACCGGCAACGACGTTTTTGACAGCGTCGGATTTCGCGGGGCGCGGCTCTATTCCTCAGACAGTATGTATCCCGACAGCTTACAGGGTTACGCGCCTACCGTTCGCGGTATTGCGCGAACAGCGGCAAAGCTAACCATTCGTCAGAATGGCTATGTGATTTATCAAAGCTATGTTTCACCGGGCGCTTTCTCGATAACCGATCTCAACCCGACGTCATCCAGCGGTGACCTTGAGGTGACGGTGGACGAAAAGGACGGCAGCCAACAGCGCTATACGGTGCCGTACTCCACGGTTCCCTTGTTACAACGAGAAGGGCGTTTCAAATATGACGTGGTCGCAGGGGATTTTCGCAGCGGCAATAGCCAACAATCTTCTCCATTCTTTTTCCAGGGAACATTAATTGCTGGGTTACCAGAAGGCTACACCGCTTACGGCGGTACGCAGTTGGCCTCACGCTACACGGCGGTGGTTTTAGGCACCGGCCGAAACCTGGGGGACTGGGGGGCGGTTTCTGTCGATCTGACCCATGCCCGCAGCCAACTGGCGGATGACAGTACGCACCAGGGGCAGTCATTGCGTTTTCTATATGCGAAATCGCTGAACAATTTTGGCACCAACTTTCAGTTGTTGGGATATCGCTACTCTACGCGTGGTTTCTATACCCTCGACGATGTGGCGTATCGCAGTATGGAAGGCTATGAGTACGAATACGACAGCGAGGGCAATCGCCACGATGTGCCCGATGTGAAGAGTTACCACAACCTGAGCTACAGCAAAAAGGGCCGTTTCCAGATAAACATTTCGCAGAATCTGGGGGATTACGGATCGCTGTATGTCTCGGGTAGTCAGCAAACGTACTGGAATACCTCAGACACCAATACCTGGTATCAACTGGGCTATGCCAGCGGCTGGCAAGGTATTAGCTATTCACTCTCCTGGTCGTGGAATGAATCGGTTGGCATCTCCGACACCGACCGTATTGTCGCGTTCAATATGTCAATACCGTTCAGCCTGCTGAGCGGACGGCGCTACTCGCGAGATAGCGCCTTCGATCGCACCTACGCCACCTTTAATGCTAACCGTAATAGCAATGGACAAAACAGTTGGCAGAGCGGGATCGGCGGTACGTTGCTGGATGGACGCAACCTGAGCTACAGCGTGAATCAGGGGCACAGCAGCACCAATGGCTACAGCGGAAACGCCAGTGCCAACTGGCAGGCGGCCTATGGCACGCTGGGCGTGGGATACAACTACGATCGCGATCAGCATGACTACAACTGGCAACTCTCTGGCGGCGTGGTAGGGCATGCGGATGGCATTACGCTCAGTCAGCCTCTGGGTGATACCAACGTGCTGATTAAAGCGCCTGGCGCACAGGGTGTGCGGATAGAAAACCAGACCGGCGTTCAAACCGACTGGCGTGGATACGCGGTGATGCCGTATGCCACCGTCTATCGCTATAACCGTGTCGCGTTAGACACCAATTCCATGAACAACAATACCGATGTGGAAAATAACGTCAGCAGCGTAGTACCAACGCAAGGGGCGCTGGTGCGAGCTGCGTTTGATACACGAATCGGTGTGCGGGCGCTGATTACCGCCAAACATGCCGGTAAACCCGTGCCGTTTGGCTCTATTGTGCGGGAAAACACCAGTGGCGTGACCAGTATGGTGGGCGAAGACGGGCAAATTTATCTCAGTGGTCTGCCGCTAAAAGGCGAGTTGCTGATCCAATGGGGGGAAGGCGCAAACGCTCGCTGCGTGGCGCGCTATGCCTTGCCTGAGGAGAGTCTGAAACAGGCGGTGACGCTCACGAACGTGACGTGCGAATCTCCAACGGCACGACAGGAATAA
- the fimH gene encoding type 1 fimbria D-mannose specific adhesin FimH produces MKRQTGLLLGSALLLMAHSSWATVCHNSNGTPTDVFYDLSNVFNSSNNQPGQVVTLPEKSGWIGVNATCPAGTSVNYTYRSYVTELPVQSTEGGFQYLKLNDYLLGAMSITDSYAGLFYPPRNYIRMGTHPNVSKQQPFGVMDSKLVFKLKVIRSFINMVPIPRQTMFSVYVTTSTGDALSTPVYTISYSGKVEVPQNCEVNAGQIVEFDFGDIGASLFSKAGAGNRPEGINPQTKTVAIKCTNVAAQAYLTMRVEAEKATGKMMVSDNPDLGFIVADSSGNPLTPNNLSSNIPFQLDDNAAARVGIRAWPVSVTGNKPTEGPFTARGYLRVDYD; encoded by the coding sequence ATGAAAAGACAAACGGGTTTGTTACTGGGAAGCGCTTTACTGCTGATGGCACATTCGTCATGGGCGACGGTCTGCCATAACTCGAATGGCACGCCAACGGATGTTTTTTACGATTTGTCGAATGTCTTTAACAGCAGCAACAACCAGCCGGGACAGGTTGTAACGTTACCGGAAAAATCGGGCTGGATTGGCGTGAATGCCACCTGTCCGGCCGGAACGTCGGTGAATTACACCTACCGAAGCTATGTCACTGAACTTCCGGTGCAAAGTACCGAGGGCGGTTTTCAGTATCTGAAGCTCAATGACTACCTGCTGGGAGCCATGAGCATCACCGACAGCTATGCCGGGTTGTTTTATCCTCCGCGTAATTATATCCGCATGGGGACTCACCCCAACGTATCGAAACAGCAGCCTTTTGGCGTAATGGATTCAAAGCTGGTGTTTAAACTCAAAGTGATCCGCTCGTTTATTAACATGGTTCCGATTCCGCGGCAGACGATGTTCAGCGTCTATGTCACGACCAGTACCGGAGATGCGCTAAGCACGCCGGTGTACACTATCAGCTACAGCGGTAAGGTGGAGGTTCCACAAAACTGTGAGGTGAACGCCGGGCAGATTGTTGAGTTTGATTTTGGCGATATCGGCGCATCGTTGTTTAGCAAGGCGGGGGCAGGAAACCGGCCCGAAGGCATTAATCCGCAGACAAAAACCGTGGCGATAAAATGCACCAACGTCGCCGCACAGGCCTACTTGACCATGCGTGTAGAGGCTGAGAAAGCCACCGGAAAAATGATGGTTTCTGACAACCCGGATTTAGGTTTTATCGTCGCCGATAGCAGTGGTAACCCGCTGACGCCTAACAATTTGTCCAGCAATATCCCATTTCAATTGGATGATAACGCCGCAGCCAGGGTCGGTATTCGGGCATGGCCGGTCAGCGTGACGGGGAATAAACCTACCGAAGGGCCTTTTACGGCTCGTGGTTATCTGCGAGTGGATTATGACTAA